The proteins below come from a single Xyrauchen texanus isolate HMW12.3.18 chromosome 3, RBS_HiC_50CHRs, whole genome shotgun sequence genomic window:
- the mepcea gene encoding 7SK snRNA methylphosphate capping enzyme, with protein sequence MIEMSFDKETVLSCEGLRYPAYQQLTELSGNNTSIPGETTGTNLRNKDNEEPRIETSQEHKDNSTTGNTAVSESSVLGAESSTKTQHDTQQSKFQQQRLNKRRNTMSTGFKHPCYGKRRRRANSESESVLPTNFLLGGNIFDPLNLNSLLDEEVNRALNAETPKSSPLPAKNRDPVEILIPRDITDPLNLNCPNVGSRNRLVSPLKSGGGKRRHRNKHHGASAGGASAGGASAGGASAGGASAGGASAGGASAGGGMATQSDLPESKGCTEVQTGTTSHFESSSVVDSLAPEALKEDHMLLNSTIEAQCSNKPSLTANGSEGKEKKGCIPPTDDNFAAPPSGNATNPSSSRQRKRNRAMGRLENTDSSYGARSWAPRSGRHSQPFHTPGAGPYTGGMDRPQQHSNNWRSQYNYNQHQQQQKKKFQYGNYNKYYGYRNPGLNEDPRICILKPEWFQGKVVLDLGCNTGHLTLSIAKNWRPAQIVGLDIDGALIHAARQNIRHYLSELHTQQSRRSGENGVRHRVEDRKEHDLPEEKSQRKKDGQKFGVAKEEHFALENKKNSDRMIEYKGGIVVGGHAEREKGWEEKGYDAENKSTEAYHGVSGNMEDGEYVGLTDAKHSFPVSLRISRGPIAGPPLPETNANRLPPGDFPANITFVKGNYVLESDAMLQVQIEEYDVILCLSVTKWVHLNWGDAGLKRLFHRVFKHLQPGGLFILEPQPWNSYSKRKKLTEAIYKNYHSISFKPDQFSSYLTTEVGFSSYELIGTPQSLSRGFQRPIYLFHKGSSPQK encoded by the exons ATGATAGAGATGTCATTTGACAAAGAAACTGTTTTATCATGTGAGGGGCTAAGATACCCCGCTTACCAACAACTTACAGAACTTTCTGGAAACAATACCAGCATACCTGGAGAGACCACAGGAACAAACCTCCGCAATAAGGATAATGAAGAGCCAAGAATTGAGACGTCACAGGAGCACAAAGATAATTCCACAACGGGTAACACAGCAGTGAGTGAAAGTAGTGTGCTTGGGGCCGAATCATCTACAAAGACCCAGCATGACACCCAACAGTCAAAATTCCAACAGCAGAGACTCAACAAACGGCGCAACACTATGAGCACTGGCTTCAAGCACCCTTGTTATGGGAAGCGACGACGCCGTGCCAACTCTGAAAGCGAGTCGGTCCTGCCAACTAACTTCCTGCTGGGCGGGAACATTTTTGACCCACTCAACCTCAACAGCCTTCTTGATGAAGAGGTGAATCGGGCGCTCAATGCAGAGACGCCCAAGTCCTCCCCATTGCCGGCCAAAAACAGAGATCCTGTAGAGATCCTGATACCCAGAGATATCACAGACCCCCTCAATCTCAATTGCCCTAATGTAGGAAGCCGCAATAGGCTGGTTTCTCCCTTAAAAAGTGGTGGAGGAAAGCGAAGACATCGTAACAAACACCATGGAGCAAGCGCAGGAGGAGCAAGCGCAGGAGGAGCAAGCGCAGGAGGAGCAAGCGCAGGAGGAGCAAGCGCAGGAGGAGCAAGCGCAGGAGGAGCAAGCGCAGGAGGAGGAATGGCCACGCAGTCTGATTTACCTGAGTCTAAAGGTTGTACAGAAGTACAGACTGGAACCACATCACATTTTGAGTCAAGCAGTGTGGTGGACAGCCTTGCCCCTGAGGCCCTGAAAGAGGACCATATGCTATTGAACTCTACTATTGAGGCTCAGTGTTCAAACAAACCCAGTTTAACTGCAAATGGCAGTGAGGGGAAGGAGAAAAAGGGATGCATTCCACCCACCGATGACAATTTTGCGGCACCCCCATCTGGAAACGCAACCAACCCTTCATCAAGCAGGCAGCGCAAACGTAATCGGGCTATGGGAAGATTGGAGAATACCGATAGTTCATATGGGGCGAGAAGCTGGGCTCCAAGGTCTGGTAGGCATTCTCAGCCCTTTCACACCCCAGGGGCGGGACCTTATACAGGGGGTATGGACAGGCCTCAACAGCATTCAAACAATTGGAGGTCACAGTATAATTACAACCAGCACCAACAACAGCAGAAAAAGAAGTTTCAGTACGGCAACTATAACAAATACTATGGTTATCGGAACCCAGGGCTGAACGAAGATCCACGTATCTGTATTCTGAAACCCGAGTGGTTCCAAGGAAAGGTTGTGTTGGATCTGGGCTGCAACACCGGCCACCTGACTCTGTCCATCGCCAAGAACTGGCGACCAGCACAGATTGTGGGCCTAGATATCGATGGAGCACTGATACATGCTGCCCGACAGAACATACGCCACTACCTCTCTGAACTCCACACGCAACAGTCCCGACGTTCTGGGGAAAATGGAGTAAGGCATAGAGTGGAGGACAGGAAAGAGCATGATTTACCAGAAGAAAAAAGCCAGAGAAAGAAAGATGGACAAAAGTTTGGGGTAGCAAAAGAGGAGCATTTTgcacttgaaaataaaaaaaattcagatagaATGATTGAATACAAAGGAGGGATAGTAGTTGGTGGACATGCAGAACGAGAGAAGGGATGGGAGGAGAAAGGGTATGATGCAGAGAATAAGTCCACAGAGGCTTATCATGGAGTGAGTGGAAACATGGAGGATGGAGAATATGTAGGCCTCACTGATGCAAAGCATTCATTCCCTGTCTCACTCCGAATCTCAAGAGGACCCATAGCTGGCCCCCCTTTGCCTGAGACAAACGCAAACCGTCTCCCTCCTGGAGATTTCCCTGCCAACATCACCTTTGTCAAG GGGAACTATGTGCTGGAAAGTGATGCGATGCTGCAGGTGCAAATTGAAGAATATGATGTAATCCTGTGTTTAAGTGTGACAAAATGGGTACACTTGAACTGGGGTGATGCAGGACTCAAACGGCTATTTCACAGGGTTTTCAAGCACCTGCAGCCAGGAGGACTCTTCATACTGGAGCCCCAGCCTTGGAACTCCTACAGCAAGAGAAAGAAACTCACT GAGGCCATCTATAAGAATTATCATAGCATCAGCTTCAAACCAGACCAGTTTTCCTCCTACCTGACTACCGAAGTGGGCTTCTCAAGTTATGAGCTCATCGGAACTCCACAGAGTTTATCTAGAG GTTTTCAAAGACCAATCTACCTTTTTCACAAAGGATCCTCGCCTCAAAAGTGA